ACTCCCTGATCTCAGAACTCTCTGAGTGGGGCGAGAAGAATAAGTGACCTTAAATGTCTAAAGAAAGACCTCTCTATAAAATAGATAAAGATAATAATCTCGCCTTTAAATATCCAAAAGATAAAAGTTACAGGAGTATTAAAGGCAGGTTCTCTGCAGACAGCTCTAATAGGTTAGTATATGAGATAGATAAGGAAGGTAACTGGTCTATTATAGAGTCTTTAGGTAGAAGGATTATACTGGAAGGTGAGTGGAAATTAAATAAAGACCACGATCTAGTTTTCTATTTAAGAAAAGAGAGAGATAGAAGAAGAAAGAGTTTAAAGCTAAGAGGTAAGATCTTAAAGCTGGATTCAGAGTCTTTTCTCTTTGAGATTAAGAGTAAGCCTGACTATAAAGTAACTAGAGTCTCATATCTTAAATTAAGAGGAGTTATAGGACGGGATAGGTTTAACAGGTTACTCTTTCAGGTAACCAAGAAAGACTCACCGGATGAACTGATTTTTAGAAACTCCTGGTTATTAAATAGAAGTAAAGAGATTATATATAATTATAGTAAATTAGGTTTAAAAGTGGAACAATCTTTAATTTTAAGAGGCTATTGGGATATACGTTCTGATAGAAAAATAAGTTATATCTTGGAGAAATCGGACTCCTATGTAAGCTTTCTGGCTAATCTAGAGAGTAAGAGCTTATATCCTAAGAGAGGTGTCATTAAATATCGAGTTGGAGTTGGATTTAAGGACAACAGAGAAGAGAATCTAATATCTTTTAAGGGTAATTGGAAGCTGGGAAAGAATAAAGCTTTAATATTTGAAGTAGATCAAGGAAAAGGCGGAATAAGGAGATACTATTTTTCATATACTGTTAAGGTCTCTAATCGGGATAGGATAATATTAACAGTATTTAATAATAGCTTAGAACCGCTGGGTATAAACCTTAGCTTTCGCGGTGGTGAGCTGGACAGAGACAGCTTTGAATACTTCTTAAAAGTAGCCGCTAAGGATAGAGAAAGAAAAGTGGAGATTGGATTTAAGCGCAGGATATAGGTTTTAGATAAGAGTTAAAGAAATTTCTTGACTTTAATGTTCACTAAGTGTATATAGTTCACTAAATAGTGAACATTAAAAAGGAGTGAACATTATGAATAAGCCAAAAAATGGAAAAAATATCTTTGCCGACAAAGCAACTTTTGTACTTAGAAAGATGCTGTCTAATCCGGGCAAAAAATGGGTCATTCGTGATTTTACCGGAGAGAATGGCGTAAGCCTTGGTACGGCTCAGGGTGTGCTTGAAGTCATATCAAAACAAGGTTATATTGAAAGAGTTAAGCGTGGGCCTGACAGTTTCGCGCTTTTAACCAATGCGCGGAAATTGATAGAGGACTGGATGAAGGCATATTACTTTGAGTTAAACGATATGCATACTTACTATTCGCCGAACAAAAATATCATGCCTAAGCTCAAAGATTACCTGAAAGATAAAGAGTACAGTTTGACCCTTCATTCCGGAGCAAATCTGATGACATTTTATGTGATGACGGACAATGTACATGTATATTTTTCTCCTCTGAACTGGGAAAAAGAGCTTCTTGATCTTAGACAACGATTAGATTTGAAAGAGCTTGTTAGAGGAGGTAATATTCACATCATACGGCCGTTTTATAAAAATAGTGTGTATTATAATACTCAGATGATAAAAGGGTATAAGGTTGTTTCAAATTTACAGCTCTACCTGGACCTCTATCAGTTTAAACCCCGAGGGAAAGAACATGCTGAATATTTAGAAAATCAGCAAAAAGAAGAGGGTAAGAATTTATATGAATTTTGAAAAAATTGAAGCCGTATTTTTTAATGTGCTGGAAGATATAAGCGGATATTTTTCGGATCTTACGCTTGTCGGCGGATGGATACCTTATATATATTCAAATTATCTCTGGAAGACATCAATTAGAAATCCGGTTACTACCGTGGATATAGATTTTGGGGTGGGTCAGACCGTTGCCGGTGATTATTCAAAGACGATTTTTGAAACCCTTTCTTCGTTGGATTATAAAGAGCGCCATTTCAAAATGGATAGAATGTTTCCTGTGGTGCTTTATAAGGAGAAGGTACCGGTCGAGTTTATAACGTATCCGTCGGCTGATATTAAGGCGATTGAGAAAATGGTGGGAATGCAGATACAAATAAACAAGATCGAAAAATTCGATTTCCTGTTACAGCACCGTATTCCTATAACGGTTAAGAGCAAAAAGAAGGACAAGACCTATATATTGAATTGCCCCAAGCCGTCAGCTTTTTTGTATCATAAAGGATCGACCTTCATTGACCGGATGAATAAAGAGAAACAAGCCAAGGATTTATATTATATGTATTTCATCTTGCGATACGCGTCTGACATAGAAGTGATTTTTAAAGAAGTGTCTGAATATACGAAAAAAGGTTATTTGCCGGGAGCAGCGGATAATATCAATAAATTTTTTGAGCGGGTTTCAAGTCAGGGCTGCCTAATGATTGAAGAAGAAAATGGTGACGATGAATATATCCATGATGTAAGACAGGATATATTCGAAAGATTTGAGAATTTTAAAAAAGTGTTATAAAGGACTATATTTTGAAAACATATGCTGTCGGTGATATTCACGGTGCTTACAAGGCGCTTATGCAGTGTTTTGAGAGAGCAAAATTTAATTATGAAAATGATCGATTAATTGTAATGGGCGATGTTTGTGACGGGTATCCGGATGTTAAACAATGCATCGATGAGCTTTTGAAGATTAAACAATGTGATTTGGTCATTGGTAATCATGATATGTGGGCTCTGGATTGGGTCCTATGCGGTGATAAACCGGAAATATGGACGAGTCAGGGTGGTGATCGGACGATGGCGTCATATAATGGCGGACCTATGCTTCAGGAGCATATTAATTTTTTTAAGAGCGGAAAGCTTTGGATTGAGCGTGACGATCAGGTATTTGTACATGGGGGATTCAATCCGGATATATCGCTTAAGAGCCATAGCGCGCAGACGCTGGTCTGGGATAGAACGCTCCTTGATAAGGCGTGGAAGAAGCAAATTAATGGGTGTAAGTGCCAATTAGGCAGGTATAAGGATATATTTGTTGGTCACACAACAACCGAGCTGTATAATACACTACAGCCAATTCATGTATGCAATGTTTGGAATCTTGATACCGGTGCAGGCTGGTCGGGCAAACTCACGATTATGGATGTAGATACGAAGGAATATTGGCAGTCAGATTTAACACCTGATTTATACGGCGGTACGCCGAATAATCTGTAATGGTAAGGAAAGAATAAAGCTTTAATATTTGAAGTAGATCAAGGAAAAGGCGGAATAAGGAGATACTATTTTTCATATACTGTTAAGGTCTCTAAGCGGGATAGGATAATATTAACGGTATTTAATAATAGCTTAGAACCGCTGGGCATAAACCTTAGTTTTCGCGGCGGTGAAATAGATAGAGATAACTTTGAGTATTTCTTGAAGATAGCTAGAGGAGAGAAAGAGAAAGTTATAAAGTTTGGACTTAAGCGTAGGATATAGTAGTTAAGTTTAAAAATCATCGGTTTAAAAATTCAAACTCTAATAATCAACGATATTATATGCTATAGGAAAGGGCTTGACAGATAAGATGTAGTAAGCTATATTCTAATTTAGTTAAACTATTACGGAGGTTATTCCGGATGAGAAGAATAGAGAGAATCCTTAACATAGAGCTTCCTAGGCATCAATCTGCGTTTTTGCGGGGACCGCGAAAAACAGGGAAGACTACATATTTAAAGACTCATTTTCCTGATAGCTTGGTGTATGATTTTTTAAAGACGGATTTTTTCATTGAAGTCTCTAAGAATCCGGCAATATTACGTGAGCGACTGTTAGCAAAAACCGAACAAGAACTAAAGCACCCTGTTATACTTGATGAGGTTCAGAAAGTACCTCAGGTTTTAGATGAGGTACACTGGATGATAGAGAATAGAGGGATAAACTTTATTCTTTGCGGCTCCAGTGCAAGGAAATTAAAGAGAGGTCATGCCAATCTATTAGGGGGAAGGGCCTGGCGTTATGAAATGTTTCCGCTTGTAAGCGCTGAACTGAAAAACATTGATCTATTGCGGGTATTGAACCATGGAATGGTGCCGACGCATTATTTACAGCAAGGTCAAGATTATAGAAAGTTTTTAAAAGCCTATGTAGAGGATTATTTAAAAGAAGAAGTTTTTGCAGAAGGTTTAACGCGGAATATTCCTGCTTTTTCGAGATTTTTTGAAGCTTTTGGTTATTCTCACGGTGAGCTTACCAACTATTCTAATATAGCGCGGGATTGCGGTGTAGATTCAAAGACCGTTAAGGAGTATTACCAGATATTAGTGGATACTCTGCTTGCTTTAAGAGTAACGCCTTTTAAAAAAAGACAGTCGCGGCAGGTTATTACTAGAGCCTCCAAATATTATTTTTTCGATGTTGGAGTTGCTGGTTTTTTAAAGAGGCGCAATTTAGAGGAAGAGAGAGGTGAAGAGTTTGGTAAAGCTTTTGAACATTTTATCCTTATGGAGATGGTTGCTTATAGGTCGTATAGCGATAATGAGTTTGAGATAAACTTCTGGAGAACAAAATCAGGTTTTGAAGTTGATTTTGTTCTTGCATCAGGTGAAGTTGCTTTAGAAGTAAAAGGCACTTCCCGTATAGACAAGAATGATTTAAGAGCAATGACTGCTTTTATGGATGAGTATTCTCCTAAGAGGGCTATTGTTGTTTGTAATGAAAGTGAAAAGAGGGTTCACAATAAGATAGAGATAATGCCTTGGGCTAGTTTTCTACATCAATTATGGAATGGAAAGATTATAGGTTAGCAGGATTAACTTGTCTTTAGTTGACTAAAAGCTGAAATAGCAAGAATATATGATAAACTATACTGATGCAGAATAGGACATTTTCAATAGTAATACCGGCTTACAACGAAGAGGATAGGATAGCAGATACTATATCTGAGGTTATTAAGACCTTTGATGATATAGCTCCTTCTCATTATGAGATAGTAGCTGTAGATGATTGCTCAACAGATGATACCTATAAAAGATTAATTGGATTAAAAGAGAGGTACCCTCAGCTTGTTATTGCAAGGAATAATAAGAATTATGGTAAAGGCCGTGCTCTTAAGAAGGCTAATAGGTATTGCAAAGGGGAATATGTTATCTGGATAGATGCTGATTTAGATATCCACCCTTTAGGCATAAAGACGCTCTATGATATTATGCGTATTGATGATGCAGATATAGCAATCGGCTCAAAACTACATCCAAACTCAGTTGTAAACTACCCCTTCAGAAGAAGAATCTTTAGTTATGGATACTATGTATTTATTAGTGTTTTATTTAATTTACCCTGTCATGATACTCAAACAGGGCTTAAGATATTCAAAAAAGAGGTCTTAGATAAAGTTTTTAGGAGAGTCTTGGTTAAGCAGTTTGCATTTGACCTTGAAGTGCTTGTAAATGCAAATCACCTTGGGTATAAGATTACAGAAGGGCCGATTGTGTTAGATACCAAGAGAGAGTATAATAGAATAGGTCTTGGATCAATAATTAAGACGACCCAAGATACGCTGGCTATTTTCTGGCGTCTTCGTATTTTAAAATATTATGACCGTATCGATTATTATCGCCGTAAAGGCATGGCAAAAGAACTTAGAAGAATGCGTTCATAATTGTCTTTCACTTAACTATCCCGATTTTGAGATTATAGTAGTTCCTGATCAGGTCTTTGAGCATGAAAATCCAAATCTCCATATCATTCCTTCATCTAACGTATCTCCGGCTGAAAAGAGGGACTTAGGTGCAAAAGCAGCAGAGGGTGAGATATTAGCCTTTATAGACGATGATGTCTATCCGTCTCTCAATTGGCTGATAAATGCAGTTAAAGGCTTTAAAGACCCTAATATAGCTGCTGTAGGAGGCCCTGCAGTCACTCCGGATAGTGATTCTCTTAGGCAGAAAGCAAGTGGCAAGGTCTATGGGTCTTATCTTGTTAGCGGGCCTTATACTTATCGATACAGGAAAGAGAGAAAAAGGTTTGTAGATGATTATCCAAGCTGTAATCTCCTGATCAGAAAAGAAGTATTTGAAGCATTAGGAGGCTTTGATACTAAGTATTGGCCTGGAGAAGATACAAAGCTATGTCTTGATATAGTCCATAAGCTAAATAGGAAGATTATATATGACCCGGAAGTATTGGCCTATCATCACAGAAGAGAGTTGTTTATTCCTCATCTAAAACAAGTCAAAAGCTATGCCTTACATCGCGGTTATTTTGCTAAGGTTCTTCCGGAGACTTCAAGAAAGTTAGCTTATTTTGTTCCCTCTCTATTTGTTCTGGGGTTAACAGCAGGGGGGCTTTTAAGTCAGTTTAGTGCTGTTATTAGGAGTATATATTTAGGAGTCCTATTTCTATATCTTATATTGGTTAGTTTTTCTAGTAAGGGAGAGAATTTCTTTCTCGTTATAAGAGGCATAGTCTTAACCCATCTGGTCTATGGAGTGTTTTTTATAAAAGGACTGATTAGTTCTAAATTAAAAGAAGAATAGCATTTAATTCACTTGACTTAATGAGTTATATTGTATAATATTTCTTTATATTGATAAAATAGTCAATTTAAAGAAATGAAATTTAAGGATTTTGTTAATTTATACAGCAAATACTCATTGGTAGATTCTAGGACTTTTTCAGTCTATTCCGAGAAACCTCAACATTTAAGACGTCAGGTAAGGGAGTGGGTGCAGAAAGGGTATCTCCTGCCGCTTAAGAGAGGTCTTTATTTATTTAGCGAAGATTATCAGAGAAATAAAATATCTCC
The Candidatus Kaelpia imicola genome window above contains:
- a CDS encoding metallophosphoesterase, which gives rise to MKTYAVGDIHGAYKALMQCFERAKFNYENDRLIVMGDVCDGYPDVKQCIDELLKIKQCDLVIGNHDMWALDWVLCGDKPEIWTSQGGDRTMASYNGGPMLQEHINFFKSGKLWIERDDQVFVHGGFNPDISLKSHSAQTLVWDRTLLDKAWKKQINGCKCQLGRYKDIFVGHTTTELYNTLQPIHVCNVWNLDTGAGWSGKLTIMDVDTKEYWQSDLTPDLYGGTPNNL
- a CDS encoding AAA family ATPase, with the translated sequence MRRIERILNIELPRHQSAFLRGPRKTGKTTYLKTHFPDSLVYDFLKTDFFIEVSKNPAILRERLLAKTEQELKHPVILDEVQKVPQVLDEVHWMIENRGINFILCGSSARKLKRGHANLLGGRAWRYEMFPLVSAELKNIDLLRVLNHGMVPTHYLQQGQDYRKFLKAYVEDYLKEEVFAEGLTRNIPAFSRFFEAFGYSHGELTNYSNIARDCGVDSKTVKEYYQILVDTLLALRVTPFKKRQSRQVITRASKYYFFDVGVAGFLKRRNLEEERGEEFGKAFEHFILMEMVAYRSYSDNEFEINFWRTKSGFEVDFVLASGEVALEVKGTSRIDKNDLRAMTAFMDEYSPKRAIVVCNESEKRVHNKIEIMPWASFLHQLWNGKIIG
- a CDS encoding glycosyltransferase: MQNRTFSIVIPAYNEEDRIADTISEVIKTFDDIAPSHYEIVAVDDCSTDDTYKRLIGLKERYPQLVIARNNKNYGKGRALKKANRYCKGEYVIWIDADLDIHPLGIKTLYDIMRIDDADIAIGSKLHPNSVVNYPFRRRIFSYGYYVFISVLFNLPCHDTQTGLKIFKKEVLDKVFRRVLVKQFAFDLEVLVNANHLGYKITEGPIVLDTKREYNRIGLGSIIKTTQDTLAIFWRLRILKYYDRIDYYRRKGMAKELRRMRS
- a CDS encoding type IV toxin-antitoxin system AbiEi family antitoxin, producing MNKPKNGKNIFADKATFVLRKMLSNPGKKWVIRDFTGENGVSLGTAQGVLEVISKQGYIERVKRGPDSFALLTNARKLIEDWMKAYYFELNDMHTYYSPNKNIMPKLKDYLKDKEYSLTLHSGANLMTFYVMTDNVHVYFSPLNWEKELLDLRQRLDLKELVRGGNIHIIRPFYKNSVYYNTQMIKGYKVVSNLQLYLDLYQFKPRGKEHAEYLENQQKEEGKNLYEF
- a CDS encoding GSU2403 family nucleotidyltransferase fold protein, whose protein sequence is MNFEKIEAVFFNVLEDISGYFSDLTLVGGWIPYIYSNYLWKTSIRNPVTTVDIDFGVGQTVAGDYSKTIFETLSSLDYKERHFKMDRMFPVVLYKEKVPVEFITYPSADIKAIEKMVGMQIQINKIEKFDFLLQHRIPITVKSKKKDKTYILNCPKPSAFLYHKGSTFIDRMNKEKQAKDLYYMYFILRYASDIEVIFKEVSEYTKKGYLPGAADNINKFFERVSSQGCLMIEEENGDDEYIHDVRQDIFERFENFKKVL
- a CDS encoding glycosyltransferase, whose translation is MTVSIIIAVKAWQKNLEECVHNCLSLNYPDFEIIVVPDQVFEHENPNLHIIPSSNVSPAEKRDLGAKAAEGEILAFIDDDVYPSLNWLINAVKGFKDPNIAAVGGPAVTPDSDSLRQKASGKVYGSYLVSGPYTYRYRKERKRFVDDYPSCNLLIRKEVFEALGGFDTKYWPGEDTKLCLDIVHKLNRKIIYDPEVLAYHHRRELFIPHLKQVKSYALHRGYFAKVLPETSRKLAYFVPSLFVLGLTAGGLLSQFSAVIRSIYLGVLFLYLILVSFSSKGENFFLVIRGIVLTHLVYGVFFIKGLISSKLKEE